CGTCTTTAAAAGATCAATAAATCCCACTCTGCCGTACTGGGAATGTTTCGGGAAATACGTTCCCGCATAAAAAGGCTTTTGCATAGGCGTCATAAAAATGCTCGTCGGCCATCCACCACTTCCCGTAAAAGCCTGACAAACCGACATATAAATGCTGTCGATATCCGGCCGTTCCTCCTTGTCCACCTTAATCGCTACAAAATGTCTATTCAAAATCTCCGCAACTTCCTCATCCTCAAAACTCTCATGCGCCATCACATGACACCAATGACAAGTCGAATAGCCAATACTCAAAAATACTGGCTTGTCTTCCGATTTCGCTTTTGCAAACGCTTCTTCCCCCCACGGATACCAATTTACAGGATTATCCGCATGTTGCAATAAATAAGGCGACGTTTCATTTATTAATTGATTTGGCTTTTGGTTCATAAGCTCACCTCTAAAATATCATTTAGATTGTAAATATTATATTAGTCTGCACAAAAATAATAATTACACTCATGCTTAATTTAAAATGTAATCACCTTTATCCGATTTTCAACTAAAAAAATTAATTTTCCTTTATCACATAAAAACAGATAGGTTATTCTGTAATAGACTGTTATTTTGGATTTGTTAAAGGTTTCTCAGCTAATCATATTGAAGTTTAAGTATGAAACTCTCAGCTAATACTATTTATGCGATGATTAACAGAATCATTTAGGGAAATAAGAAAATTACACAACAGCAAAAATTTTGACCGTTTATTTATATACCCCCTTCTTCTAACGGAAGTAACGACATGGTAAATCCCTAAATTATTCATCTGCTTTCAATGGGGTTTGGTCCCTACTAAAACAGCTGTATTTATAATATATAACATCAAAGAAGGTAATCATAATGAACAAAAGCTGGTCAATTGGAGAAATAGCTAATCTATTCGATATATCTCCTGAAACATTGCGCTATTATGAAAGAGCAGGCATAATTTCAATCAATAAAAATAAAAAGAATGGTTATAGAAATTATTCTTACGAAGATATTGTAATACTTATGGATATATTATTTTTTCGTAAATTGGACGTTCCATTGAAGGATATCGACGAAATTATCAAAACTAAAAATTTAAAAGAAATCATAATGCTTTTAAATGCAAAACAGCGATTATTATCACGTAAAATAGACGAAATTCAACACCAACAAGAAATACTCGCCAAAGTAATAGAACAATATGAGGCTAGCGTCAATCATATTGGCCAATTCAAACTAGTTTCTACCCCAAACTTTAAATTTAAAATTATGGGGGTACATGATGATGATCTTTTTACTCTAATAAATAACTTAAAGAAAATAGATGAGCATTCTATACATACGATTGAATATTTGCTACTAATAACCGAAGAAGATCTACAACAAAATACTAATTTCAACTCAATTAAATTTGGCATATTTATTGATAATGATGATTATAGACTAGTTGATCGCTTGAAAAGTCTTGGACTTAGCAACATGGATGAAGGCGAGTATTTGTATACCATCCTAGCAACAAATTATAATGTTGATGTCAATGATACTTTGGCTGAAGCGAAAGTTTGGCTAAATAACAACCAATACCACATCGCTGGCCCGTTATATGGTCACTATATGGCAAGCTGTCATAGCGAACAGTTAGATTTTTATGAAGTATGGATAAAAGCCGAAAAAAACATTTGACCTTGTAGTTACTTCATGGTTTAAACTCTCCAATGAGGTGAGTAACATGAATACAAATGTTTTAGGTCAGGAAAAAATTTGGAAGCTTTTTATTAAATATAGCGTGCCTGCAATTATAGGTATGTTAGTTTTAGGAATGGATGCTATCATAGATGGATACTTTGTTGGTAACTATATTGGTGCAAATGGTCTAGCTAGCACAAATATTGCGATGCCCTTTAATAGTATAATACTTACTATCGGCATTATAGTTGGCATCGGAGTACAAAGTATCATTGGAAGATCACTTGGCCAACAAAATCATACAAATGCTAAAAATGCTTTTAAAACTGCTATAATTATGATTACAGCTATTTGTATTTTGACAACATTGGGTTCAATACTTTTTGCAGAACATATTGCTATGTTCTTAGGTGCAAATGCTGAAATTATTGAAGACACCGTCACTTACATTAGATATTCTAGCATATTCTTGCCATTTATCGGATTGATGTTGGTTCTCGACTATGTTTTAAAAGTTATAGGCAAACCTACTTATGCCATGGTAACGCTAGTAGTCTCAATCGTACTCAACATACTACTTAGTTATATAATGATTCTACAACTAAACATCGGTATTAAGGGAGCAGCATTAGCCTCGGGATTTGCTTATTGCTTCGCTGTTATTTTAGCTGTAATTCCATTTGCAATAACCAATAAAACAGTCTTATCAGACGGCAGTTTTGATAAAAAAATAGCGTATAATATTATTTATAATGGTTCATCCGAAGGGCTTGGAGAACTTGGAACGGCTATAACTACCTTTTTATTTAATATTACACTAATTCGTTATACAGGAGAACTAGGCGTAGCGGCATTCACGGCAATAAGTTACCTAACATTTATTGGTACTAATATCCTGCTCGGCTTATCTGATGGAATAGGTTCTATCGTTAGCTATAACTATGGTAGCGGTCAAATTAAGCGGATTAAGAAAGTATTAGGATTAACAGCAATAACTGCAACGATCATCGGTATAACGATCTTTTTTGCGATATTTAGTTTTGGAAGCAATCTAATTTATATTTTTCTTAATGTAGAAAATAGTGAAATTCTAAACTTTGCTGTAACTGGTGCTAAAATATATGCTTTTGCTTTCCTTATTAGTGGTCTTAATATTATCGCGTCAGGTTTCTTTACCGCTATCGGTAGCCCAGGAAAATCAGCCATTATTGCTTTAAATAAGGGGTTAATCTGGATATCTATTGGCATTATCATTTACCCCCAATTATTTGGTATTCAAGGTATATGGCTTGCAGTCCCGATTGCAGAACTCATAACATTGAGTCTATCAATGATACTATTTTATAATCAATTTAAAACAAATCAATTATAATAACTTTTGATATAAAAAAGCGCTGAAATAAATAGCGCACTTTATTCTAGATGACTTTCATCAAATAATCGAATAATATATTTCTATACATGCAATTTTAACATATAGCACTATGAAATAACCTTTAGGAGACTATAATAATGTATGATATAGAACAGATTGCCCTGTAGAATCCATATCAAATATATTGGGCAAAAAATGGGTTGCCATCATCCTATGGCAATTACAAGATAATAAAACGAAGTTTGGCGAATTCAAGGAGATTTTTATGGAGAATTTAAATTTAAGTATCGTCTTTTTTGAAGGATTGATTTCTTTTTTATCACCGTGTATATTACCAATCTTGCCCGTATATTTAAGTATGCTGTCAAACAGTAATCTAGATAATATTACAAGTAACGGGATTGCAAAAAATTCATTATTTAGAAATACGTTATTTTTCACCTTAGGAATTTCAACAACCTTCTTTTTATTAGGTTCGTCATTAAATGTTCTAACCTCATTTTTTAATGCAAATAAAGATATCATGATGATTATTGGTGGAATTTTTATTGTATTCATGGGATTATTCTATATGGATATTATAAAATCAAATTTTTTAAATCAAGAAAAAAGATTACAGCTAAAAGCAAAAAAGATGAATCCATTTACAGCATTTTTATTGGGATTTACCTTTAGTTTTGGCTGGACCCCATGTATAGGCCCTATACTTGCTTCAGTATTAATATTATCTTCAAGTGCGGATAGCTTAACAATATCGTATTTACTGATTGGATTATATACGCTAGGTTTTATCTTGCCCTTTCTTTTGTTTTCATTATTCTATAACAAGTTAGTTCATCGTGTGGATAAAATCAAACTTCATATGAGTAAAATAAAAAAAATTGGTGGCATAGTTCTAATGCTCTCAGGTTTAATGATTTTATTCAATGGAGTTAGTGACATGCTAGAAGTTCATAGGATGAATAACGAAATTCCAGTAGAAACCAAACAAAAGAATACAAATAAAGAACAACCCGAAAAAATAGCAGCTTTAAATTTTACTTTATATGATCAATATGGGAAAGAACATAGACTAAGCGAATATAAAGGTAAAACAGTATTTTTAAATTTTTGGGCAACGTGGTGCCCTCCATGCAGAGCAGAAATGCCCGATATAGAAGCATTATACAAAGACTATAATGAAAATAATCATGATGTAGTGATTATTGGCGTAGCCTCGCCAAATCTAGGGAGAGAAGGCGATCAAAAATATATAGAGGAATTCTTAAAAAAGGAAGGGCATACTTTCCCTGTAGTTTTTGATCATAAAGGGAGTTTAGTTTATCAGTATGGAATTAATGCATTTCCATCAACCTTTATTATTGATAAAGATGGTTATGTCGTAAAATATGTTCCAGGTGCAATGAATAAAAGCACCATGAAAACCCTAATAGAAAGTGCAAAATAAATATCATTTAGATTATAGCTACGGTATTAATATATAAAAAAGCATCAGCCTTGGCTGATGCTTTTTACACGGAGAAAAAGACTTATTCCTTATTATATTTTCTTACTTCTCTCCACGTTAATGCCCGGATCCCTTTAAATTTAATATTGCCACTCCAGCAATAATGAGTACAATTCCAATAACCGTATATAGATTTAATTGTTCTTTCCAAATCAAAACGGCTATTACAGCTGTTAATGCAGTCCCTACTCCAGACCAAATTGCATAAGCAATTCCTAACGGAATACTTGCCAACGCTTGCGATAGAGAATAGAAGGAAATTCCCATTCCAATAATAAAAATCACTGATGGCAGCATTTTAGTAAAACCTTCTGAGGCTTTCATCATAGAAGTCGAAAAAATTTCTAAAATGATTGCGATTCCCAAAAAAATATACCCATTCATGTTTTATTCCCCTTAAAAATATCATTATTCGCATCATACAAAATGCTCTCTTGCGCCTTTTCTTTTTTTGGCATAACGAATCCTTTCTTTACTAAGCTATTGTTGATTATTCTAACCATAATCCTCTATATCTTGATTCAATTCAAGAATTAAACAGACTTTTTGCATTTGCTTCCTATCGCATATATTACAATTATCTTTTATTTCCAATTGTTCTTCCCGATATCATAAATAGTATACAAAATAAAATGGGACCTATAGACAAAACACTTTTTACCTTACGACTGCTATTGTTGATCTTTCTTTAAAATCTCCTAGAGCTATAACCACCTTTTTCTCTCCCGGAGTGGTAAATGCGTAGTTTTCATACATTTGCACCCCATTTGCAGTTATATCCAGTTGATCTCCTGAATAATCCTTCACCGTCCCATCTTGAAAATAACATCTGACTGTATATTCGCAGGTATGAAAGCTCTCCCCAACTTCATAGATGCTTTGCTCAGGTCGGCTGATGAGTTCATAACGCAGAACCGATTTATTAAATGTAGGAGTAACCGTGAGTGTCTGCTCGATATCGCTGTTCCCCAATCTGATCACAAACTTTTTCTGACCAGCTTCTTTAAATCTATACCCCTTCGTTATCCTATTGCCGTTTGCAAAGAATTCTAAATCCGAACTCCTAAAGTTCCGCGAAGTCCCATCCGTAAAAACACAATGAACTACAATATCCGCAGGATTAAATTTATCTAGGTTTTGCCTGTAGGTACGATTTAAATTCCCACTGCTTACATAGCATTCCCTGATGTTGCTTTTAAAATCAGCAGGGAAAACCTGTATTTCATAGTTTGCTTGCTTGTCCTTGTATTTTACCGTGATATTCTTTTTACCCGGTTCTTTAAATCTGTAGCCATCTGAAATCGGTACACCATTTGCCCAATATCTTAATTGTTTGTGACCATAGTATTTGTAACGTCCTCTATCGCCATAGACAAATATCCCTATGTTTTCTGTCTGAAAAGCCTCACCAACTTTATAAATCCTATTAGTTGCCAACACCTCAATCGTTCCTGAGTCTGGGATCAGTGGACATTTTGCCTCTACAACGCTCGTCTGCTGAGGCATAACAACCATAATTGTCAGGGTCATTGCTAGCATAATAAATAATCTTTTCATATAATCTCCCCCCAAAATTTTGATTAGAATCTAGAACAAGTCAATAAATGTTTGAAAATAATGACTTTCCTAGAAAACATAATGAGTTCTTTTATTCCTCTATAGGCTTCTTCGGTCCTTTTAATTCTAACTGATAAAAAGCTAAATCTAGCCATTGATTAAATTTGAAACCTGCTTTTTTTATTGTACCTGAAAATTCAAAGCCGAGCTTTTTATGTAATTTTATACTACTTTCATTTGCTGCATCAATCCCAGCTACAAGTGTTGCGTATTCTCTTCCAGTCGCTATTTTTATAATTTCCTGCATCATTTGCGTTGCAATCCCTGCCCCACGATAATCTTGATGTACATATACAGAATGTTCTATGGTGTACTTATATGCTGGCCATGCTCGAAAAGGTCCAAAGGTAGCATAGGCAACAACTTTGGCATCCTTTTCAAAAACAAGTAGTGGATATCCATCCCGTTTTTTATTCTCATACCACAAAACTCTATCCTCAAGCGTATGTGCTTGATAGTCATAAACTGCCGTTGTATTTAATATCGCATCATTATAAATTTCTAATATGTCTGATAAATCATTTTTCGTTGCTTCTCGAATCATTTTTTCAATCCTTTCCCCATACATTTACACTTCTATATTTTAATCCTTATTGTTAAAGTTACAAATCTGCATAGCAACACCCTCTGGACTTCTATGAAATCCATGTTTTTTATAGAAATTTGTATTACTTTCTTCGGGAGAAAGTTCGAGATAAAGATATTCTTTATATTTTTCTTTGATTACCTCTACCATCTGCCCCGCAATGCCTTGCCCTTGATAGTCTGGATGCACCAATACGTAATGCATATAAGCCAGCATTTCACTATCATCCAGCACCCGAATCAAACCTACAAGTTTTCTACCATCCCAGGCAGTTAATACTGTGGATGAATGTAATAATGCTTTAAAAAGCCGATTCGGATATCGACCAGACTCCCAGTTCACTGACAAAAACAATCCTTCTATATCTTCCCTCGTAAACTTCTTTTCTTCTGTAAATACTACTGCCATTTGACCGTTCCTCCATTTCATAATTTAATTATATTTTCAAGTGATTAAAATACACTATATCCACAACTGTATAACCGACTTATTTATTCTGCATAATAATATCAAATAATTTTGTATGCTGATATTAAGGGAGATGGGTTACCTTTGCAAAAAAATAAAGTAACGACAGGAGATATCATTGAAATCTTAAAGAAAATGATGATAAAAGATCAAAATTCTAGCTTCATGATGCGCGCCGCCCATACGAAAAGTCTTGGACTAGTTAAAGGATACTTTACGATATGCCCTGACCTCCCTAAAAACCTACGCATAGGGTTATTCCGGGAATCCAAAAGATATCCCGCATTTATACGTTTTTCAAACTCTAACCCTAAATTCACTAGTGATAAACTAAAAGATATCCGTGGAGTTGCGATAAAGTTAATTGATGATACCCAAACAAACTTCTCTCAGGATTTTATTTTAGCAAGCTGCCCTACTCTGCCCTTTGGAACATTAAATGAATTTAATGAAGTTCTCTACTGGGGATTAAAAAACCCTTTCTACTTATTCCTCAATACGTTATTTCAAGGAAAATTAACTAAGTTCATACAAGTTTATAAAATGACGAAACATGATACAAGCCCTTTAGATATTAAATATTGGAGCATAACTCCCTATGCGTTTGGAAACTATGCAGTAAAATACCTTCTGCGCCCAACGTCTACTTATCATAGCACCCTACCCAAAGACTTAACTGACGCATACCTATCAACAAATATGCAACGTCACTTACTTACCAACGATGCAACTTTTGATTTTTGCATACAACTTCAAAAAGATAAAACAAAAATGCCAATAGATGATGTCAGCATTCAATGGAGTGAAACAGAATCTAAGCCTATCAAAATAGCTGAAATCCGCATTCTCGCTCAAAACTTTAATACGAAAGAGCGTGCCTATTTTTCTGAAATCTTAACCTACTCTCCAGCAAACAGTCTTATCGAACATAAACCTCTCGGTGCAATAAATCAAGCAAGAGTAGAAATTTATAACGAATTATCCGCATCTCGTTGCGCAAAAAATCAAATCCCCAAGCTTATTCCAACGGAAAACAATTTTACTTCTAAAAAATCCGATTCTTGCTTGTATTCCAATAAAAAAGTAAAACTCCTGCCAATGCAATGCATGAATCAGCAGGCGTTTTACTTTATTTGTACAAAAATTCATTCTAATAATTAAGCCATATGCTCAAACATTTTTCCTAATTTCTCAATTACTTCATTTCTATCTAAACTTCTATTTTTTTGCATGTTTTCTCTATTTATCTCACCAGCTAAATAACTATAGGTTTTGCCTAGCTGATCAAAGCCATCTTTAACAACATCTTCGGGGTACATAGCCGCGGCTACGGCTTTAGGGTCAGCTGGCTTATTTTTAAGCCAAGTAGGTGTAATTGTTGAGCCTGCAGTTAATAAGAGCACATCGACATTTGTATTTTTACATTCATAGGCTACACCTTCAGTAACTAACATCATGTAAGATTTTTGTGCGGCATATTCAGCACAAAATGGCAGCGAAGTCCATCCTGATAAAGAACCTATCGTAATGAATGCCCCGCGATTTCGCTCTTTAAATTTTCCAATAAAATAATGTAATAGTCTTGAAAATGTCCTTATATTTACCCTATACATTTGTTCATATGTTTCATAATTAATTTTATTGTATTCTCCCATCGCATGTAGACACGCAACATAATTCACCGCCCCCATATCTAAGTCTTTGGTTGCAGAAATTAATTTTTCCGCCGCATCATATTCGGACAAATCTTGTGGCAATACTTTTATTTCCTTCCCCGTTTCCACATGAATTTCCTTTGCCAAAGCTTCTAAAGCTTCTTTTCTTCGACCGACTAAAATGACATCCATCCCTCTTCTAGCAAACTCAAATGCAGCCGCTTTCCCAATCCCTTCAGTAGCACCTAATACAATTGCCCATTGCCCATACTTTTCGCGAAAGTCCATTTTTAGCTTCCTCCATTTATTTAACTTCAAAATTTAATTACAATAATCAAAATTAGCGTTTCTTATATCTTAAGCAAAAAATGGAGATTTATTAAAAATTCATATAAAAATACCGAAACACATGACTGTACTCTACTTTGCAGTCCACTTGTATTTCGGCATTTCTATTTATTCACTGTCTATATTTTTTATTTTCCTTCGTAAATAAGTTGAATGATTGTCATTGTCATCTGATAAGATTTTTCAAAGGATGGTACAGGTAGAAATTCAAATCGCGAATGGAAGTTATGTGCACCGGTAAAATAATTCGGCGTTAAAATCCCCTTCGTAGAAATAAATGAACCATCCGTACCGCCACGCATAGCAATGGTTTTTGGTGCAATCGCCAAATTATCCATAGCTGTATAGATATAATCAATTGCCTTTCTATTTTCCGCGGTAACTGCATCTGCAATATTGCCATATATATCTGCAATTTCACATTCAACTTTTGCTCGTGGATATAAACGACGCAATTTTTCTACATTTTCATTTATCATTTGTTTCCGCGCTTCATATTTCTCTTTAGAATGGTCACGAATATTTAGCTCCACGACTGCTGTCGATTGATTCGAAGTAACACCCTGGCACCAAATATACCCTTCTTTACCTTCGGTACATTCCGGAGTTTCTTGCCGATTAAACATATTGATAAAATCCACTGCCGCTAATGTCGGATTTACTAATACGCCCTTTGCACTCATCGGATGTGCACTAACACCATGAATGGTAACTTTTCCACATCCAGCATTAAATGTTTCATATACAACTTCGCCAAGTTCACACGAATCAATCGTATAGGCAAAATCGACAGGGAACTTACTGAAATCCATATTTTTTGAACCATATAATCCACATTCTTCATCAGGAACAAAAGCAATATAAATATCACCATGATAAATTGTTTTATCTTTAGCTAACGTTGATAACGCTGTCATTACATTTGTAATTGCGGCTTTGTTATCTGCCCCCAAAACGCTAGTACCATCAGTAACAATAATATCCTGCCCTTTATATTTTAAAATCTCCGGATGCTCGGCCGTCGTAAGTACAATGTTTTGTTCTTTATTCAAAACAATATCTTTTCCATCATAATCTTTTACTATTTGCGGATGAATTTCAGGTTTTAAA
This genomic interval from Selenobaculum gibii contains the following:
- a CDS encoding MerR family transcriptional regulator, producing MNKSWSIGEIANLFDISPETLRYYERAGIISINKNKKNGYRNYSYEDIVILMDILFFRKLDVPLKDIDEIIKTKNLKEIIMLLNAKQRLLSRKIDEIQHQQEILAKVIEQYEASVNHIGQFKLVSTPNFKFKIMGVHDDDLFTLINNLKKIDEHSIHTIEYLLLITEEDLQQNTNFNSIKFGIFIDNDDYRLVDRLKSLGLSNMDEGEYLYTILATNYNVDVNDTLAEAKVWLNNNQYHIAGPLYGHYMASCHSEQLDFYEVWIKAEKNI
- a CDS encoding MATE family efflux transporter; protein product: MNTNVLGQEKIWKLFIKYSVPAIIGMLVLGMDAIIDGYFVGNYIGANGLASTNIAMPFNSIILTIGIIVGIGVQSIIGRSLGQQNHTNAKNAFKTAIIMITAICILTTLGSILFAEHIAMFLGANAEIIEDTVTYIRYSSIFLPFIGLMLVLDYVLKVIGKPTYAMVTLVVSIVLNILLSYIMILQLNIGIKGAALASGFAYCFAVILAVIPFAITNKTVLSDGSFDKKIAYNIIYNGSSEGLGELGTAITTFLFNITLIRYTGELGVAAFTAISYLTFIGTNILLGLSDGIGSIVSYNYGSGQIKRIKKVLGLTAITATIIGITIFFAIFSFGSNLIYIFLNVENSEILNFAVTGAKIYAFAFLISGLNIIASGFFTAIGSPGKSAIIALNKGLIWISIGIIIYPQLFGIQGIWLAVPIAELITLSLSMILFYNQFKTNQL
- a CDS encoding cytochrome c biogenesis protein/redoxin, translated to MENLNLSIVFFEGLISFLSPCILPILPVYLSMLSNSNLDNITSNGIAKNSLFRNTLFFTLGISTTFFLLGSSLNVLTSFFNANKDIMMIIGGIFIVFMGLFYMDIIKSNFLNQEKRLQLKAKKMNPFTAFLLGFTFSFGWTPCIGPILASVLILSSSADSLTISYLLIGLYTLGFILPFLLFSLFYNKLVHRVDKIKLHMSKIKKIGGIVLMLSGLMILFNGVSDMLEVHRMNNEIPVETKQKNTNKEQPEKIAALNFTLYDQYGKEHRLSEYKGKTVFLNFWATWCPPCRAEMPDIEALYKDYNENNHDVVIIGVASPNLGREGDQKYIEEFLKKEGHTFPVVFDHKGSLVYQYGINAFPSTFIIDKDGYVVKYVPGAMNKSTMKTLIESAK
- a CDS encoding DMT family transporter encodes the protein MNGYIFLGIAIILEIFSTSMMKASEGFTKMLPSVIFIIGMGISFYSLSQALASIPLGIAYAIWSGVGTALTAVIAVLIWKEQLNLYTVIGIVLIIAGVAILNLKGSGH
- a CDS encoding GNAT family N-acetyltransferase, which translates into the protein MIREATKNDLSDILEIYNDAILNTTAVYDYQAHTLEDRVLWYENKKRDGYPLLVFEKDAKVVAYATFGPFRAWPAYKYTIEHSVYVHQDYRGAGIATQMMQEIIKIATGREYATLVAGIDAANESSIKLHKKLGFEFSGTIKKAGFKFNQWLDLAFYQLELKGPKKPIEE
- a CDS encoding GNAT family N-acetyltransferase, translating into MAVVFTEEKKFTREDIEGLFLSVNWESGRYPNRLFKALLHSSTVLTAWDGRKLVGLIRVLDDSEMLAYMHYVLVHPDYQGQGIAGQMVEVIKEKYKEYLYLELSPEESNTNFYKKHGFHRSPEGVAMQICNFNNKD
- a CDS encoding catalase family protein is translated as MQKNKVTTGDIIEILKKMMIKDQNSSFMMRAAHTKSLGLVKGYFTICPDLPKNLRIGLFRESKRYPAFIRFSNSNPKFTSDKLKDIRGVAIKLIDDTQTNFSQDFILASCPTLPFGTLNEFNEVLYWGLKNPFYLFLNTLFQGKLTKFIQVYKMTKHDTSPLDIKYWSITPYAFGNYAVKYLLRPTSTYHSTLPKDLTDAYLSTNMQRHLLTNDATFDFCIQLQKDKTKMPIDDVSIQWSETESKPIKIAEIRILAQNFNTKERAYFSEILTYSPANSLIEHKPLGAINQARVEIYNELSASRCAKNQIPKLIPTENNFTSKKSDSCLYSNKKVKLLPMQCMNQQAFYFICTKIHSNN
- the hdhB gene encoding 7beta-hydroxysteroid dehydrogenase — translated: MDFREKYGQWAIVLGATEGIGKAAAFEFARRGMDVILVGRRKEALEALAKEIHVETGKEIKVLPQDLSEYDAAEKLISATKDLDMGAVNYVACLHAMGEYNKINYETYEQMYRVNIRTFSRLLHYFIGKFKERNRGAFITIGSLSGWTSLPFCAEYAAQKSYMMLVTEGVAYECKNTNVDVLLLTAGSTITPTWLKNKPADPKAVAAAMYPEDVVKDGFDQLGKTYSYLAGEINRENMQKNRSLDRNEVIEKLGKMFEHMA
- the pepT gene encoding peptidase T translates to MKMQEQLVNRFYRYVAVESQSIQNGGIEVPSSAGQWDLAKLLHKECEELGLVELELSSKCILTGRLPANLPADCSCKIPSVGFVAHLDTVDVCLKPEIHPQIVKDYDGKDIVLNKEQNIVLTTAEHPEILKYKGQDIIVTDGTSVLGADNKAAITNVMTALSTLAKDKTIYHGDIYIAFVPDEECGLYGSKNMDFSKFPVDFAYTIDSCELGEVVYETFNAGCGKVTIHGVSAHPMSAKGVLVNPTLAAVDFINMFNRQETPECTEGKEGYIWCQGVTSNQSTAVVELNIRDHSKEKYEARKQMINENVEKLRRLYPRAKVECEIADIYGNIADAVTAENRKAIDYIYTAMDNLAIAPKTIAMRGGTDGSFISTKGILTPNYFTGAHNFHSRFEFLPVPSFEKSYQMTMTIIQLIYEGK